In the genome of Monodelphis domestica isolate mMonDom1 chromosome 2, mMonDom1.pri, whole genome shotgun sequence, one region contains:
- the RFFL gene encoding E3 ubiquitin-protein ligase rififylin isoform X3 — MANSRSEWLSCCNFCKKTIFRSLSDVWYHTWPEACDFLFGLLCDCDRIKSLTMWATCCNWFCQDGHSEEIQLPQGARTQAYSNPGYSSFPSPTGSEPSCKSCGAHFGSTTRKHTCLDCKKNFCISCSSQVGSGACLCHLCQRFRATAFHREELMKMKVKDLRDYLTLHDISSEMCREKEELVFLVLGQQPVITQEDRTFNTPFPSGLPENQAFLAQPHTSTAPPTSPNLPSSPAQPTSTPSAQAQENQQANGHVPQDQEEVICLENVAGAPTEDETQSIDSEDNLVPGRRASLSDLVNVEDIEALTVRQLKEILARNFVNYKGCCEKWELMERVTRLYREQKDLQNLVSGTGDQNGEPAPSSAEENLCKICMDSPIDCVLLECGHMVTCTKCGKRMNECPICRQYVIRAVHVFRS; from the exons GCCAGAAGCTTGTGACTTTCTCTTTGGTTTACTCTGTGACTGTGATCGGATTAAAA GTCTTACCATGTGGGCAACTTGCTGCAACTGGTTCTGCCAGGATGGACATTCTGAGGAGATTCAGCTGCCCCAGGGAGCCAGAACACAAGCATATTCCAATCCTGGATAtagctccttcccttcccctactGGCTCTGAACCTAGCTGCAAGTCCTGTGGGGCCCACTTTGGCAGCACAACCAGAAAG CACACGTGCTTAGACTGTAAGAAGAATTTCTGCATTTCCTGCTCGAGCCAAGTAGGGAGCGGGGCCTGTCTCTGCCACCTCTGCCAGCGTTTCCGAGCCACAGCCTTTCATCGAGAAGAACTGATGAAAATGAAGGTGAAGGACCTGAGGGACTACCTCACCCTCCATGACATCTCCTCTGAGATGTGCAGGGAGAAGGAGGAACTGGTGTTCTTGGTGCTTGGTCAGCAGCCGGTGATCACCCAGGAGGACAGGACTTTTAATACCCCTTTCCCTTCAGGCCTCCCTGAGAATCAGGCCTTTCTGGCCCAACCTCACACCAGCACAGCACCTCCTACCTCTCCCAACCTTCCTTCATCACCGGCACAGCCCACCTCTACTCCCTCAGCCCAGGCTCAGGAAAACCAGCAG GCTAATGGCCATGTGCCACAGGACCAAGAAGAAGTGATATGCTTGGAAAATGTAGCAGGCGCTCCCACGGAAGATGAAACACAG TCTATTGACTCCGAGGACAACTTGGTACCAGGGCGGAGGGCTTCACTGTCTGATCTGGTGAATGTGGAAGACATTGAGGCCCTCACTGTGCGACAGCTGAAAGAGATCCTGGCTCGAAACTTTGTGAATTACAAAGGCTGCTGTGAGAAGTGGGAGCTAATGGAGAGGGTGACCCGGCTATACAGGGAACAGAAGGACCTCCAGAATTTAG tgTCTGGCACTGGAGATCAAAATG GGGAGCCAGCGCCATCTAGTGCAGAGGAAAACCTCTGTAAGATCTGCATGGACTCACCTATTGACTGTGTCCTGTTGGAGTGTGGTCACATGGTCACCTGTACGAAGTGTGGAAAACGGATGAACGAGTGCCCCATCTGCCGCCAGTATGTGATCCGAGCTGTGCATGTCTTTAGATCCTGA
- the RFFL gene encoding E3 ubiquitin-protein ligase rififylin isoform X1 — protein MWATCCNWFCQDGHSEEIQLPQGARTQAYSNPGYSSFPSPTGSEPSCKSCGAHFGSTTRKHTCLDCKKNFCISCSSQVGSGACLCHLCQRFRATAFHREELMKMKVKDLRDYLTLHDISSEMCREKEELVFLVLGQQPVITQEDRTFNTPFPSGLPENQAFLAQPHTSTAPPTSPNLPSSPAQPTSTPSAQAQENQQANGHVPQDQEEVICLENVAGAPTEDETQSIDSEDNLVPGRRASLSDLVNVEDIEALTVRQLKEILARNFVNYKGCCEKWELMERVTRLYREQKDLQNLGEPAPSSAEENLCKICMDSPIDCVLLECGHMVTCTKCGKRMNECPICRQYVIRAVHVFRS, from the exons ATGTGGGCAACTTGCTGCAACTGGTTCTGCCAGGATGGACATTCTGAGGAGATTCAGCTGCCCCAGGGAGCCAGAACACAAGCATATTCCAATCCTGGATAtagctccttcccttcccctactGGCTCTGAACCTAGCTGCAAGTCCTGTGGGGCCCACTTTGGCAGCACAACCAGAAAG CACACGTGCTTAGACTGTAAGAAGAATTTCTGCATTTCCTGCTCGAGCCAAGTAGGGAGCGGGGCCTGTCTCTGCCACCTCTGCCAGCGTTTCCGAGCCACAGCCTTTCATCGAGAAGAACTGATGAAAATGAAGGTGAAGGACCTGAGGGACTACCTCACCCTCCATGACATCTCCTCTGAGATGTGCAGGGAGAAGGAGGAACTGGTGTTCTTGGTGCTTGGTCAGCAGCCGGTGATCACCCAGGAGGACAGGACTTTTAATACCCCTTTCCCTTCAGGCCTCCCTGAGAATCAGGCCTTTCTGGCCCAACCTCACACCAGCACAGCACCTCCTACCTCTCCCAACCTTCCTTCATCACCGGCACAGCCCACCTCTACTCCCTCAGCCCAGGCTCAGGAAAACCAGCAG GCTAATGGCCATGTGCCACAGGACCAAGAAGAAGTGATATGCTTGGAAAATGTAGCAGGCGCTCCCACGGAAGATGAAACACAG TCTATTGACTCCGAGGACAACTTGGTACCAGGGCGGAGGGCTTCACTGTCTGATCTGGTGAATGTGGAAGACATTGAGGCCCTCACTGTGCGACAGCTGAAAGAGATCCTGGCTCGAAACTTTGTGAATTACAAAGGCTGCTGTGAGAAGTGGGAGCTAATGGAGAGGGTGACCCGGCTATACAGGGAACAGAAGGACCTCCAGAATTTAG GGGAGCCAGCGCCATCTAGTGCAGAGGAAAACCTCTGTAAGATCTGCATGGACTCACCTATTGACTGTGTCCTGTTGGAGTGTGGTCACATGGTCACCTGTACGAAGTGTGGAAAACGGATGAACGAGTGCCCCATCTGCCGCCAGTATGTGATCCGAGCTGTGCATGTCTTTAGATCCTGA
- the RFFL gene encoding E3 ubiquitin-protein ligase rififylin isoform X5, with protein sequence MANSRSEWLRPEACDFLFGLLCDCDRIKSLTMWATCCNWFCQDGHSEEIQLPQGARTQAYSNPGYSSFPSPTGSEPSCKSCGAHFGSTTRKHTCLDCKKNFCISCSSQVGSGACLCHLCQRFRATAFHREELMKMKVKDLRDYLTLHDISSEMCREKEELVFLVLGQQPVITQEDRTFNTPFPSGLPENQAFLAQPHTSTAPPTSPNLPSSPAQPTSTPSAQAQENQQANGHVPQDQEEVICLENVAGAPTEDETQSIDSEDNLVPGRRASLSDLVNVEDIEALTVRQLKEILARNFVNYKGCCEKWELMERVTRLYREQKDLQNLVSGTGDQNGEPAPSSAEENLCKICMDSPIDCVLLECGHMVTCTKCGKRMNECPICRQYVIRAVHVFRS encoded by the exons GCCAGAAGCTTGTGACTTTCTCTTTGGTTTACTCTGTGACTGTGATCGGATTAAAA GTCTTACCATGTGGGCAACTTGCTGCAACTGGTTCTGCCAGGATGGACATTCTGAGGAGATTCAGCTGCCCCAGGGAGCCAGAACACAAGCATATTCCAATCCTGGATAtagctccttcccttcccctactGGCTCTGAACCTAGCTGCAAGTCCTGTGGGGCCCACTTTGGCAGCACAACCAGAAAG CACACGTGCTTAGACTGTAAGAAGAATTTCTGCATTTCCTGCTCGAGCCAAGTAGGGAGCGGGGCCTGTCTCTGCCACCTCTGCCAGCGTTTCCGAGCCACAGCCTTTCATCGAGAAGAACTGATGAAAATGAAGGTGAAGGACCTGAGGGACTACCTCACCCTCCATGACATCTCCTCTGAGATGTGCAGGGAGAAGGAGGAACTGGTGTTCTTGGTGCTTGGTCAGCAGCCGGTGATCACCCAGGAGGACAGGACTTTTAATACCCCTTTCCCTTCAGGCCTCCCTGAGAATCAGGCCTTTCTGGCCCAACCTCACACCAGCACAGCACCTCCTACCTCTCCCAACCTTCCTTCATCACCGGCACAGCCCACCTCTACTCCCTCAGCCCAGGCTCAGGAAAACCAGCAG GCTAATGGCCATGTGCCACAGGACCAAGAAGAAGTGATATGCTTGGAAAATGTAGCAGGCGCTCCCACGGAAGATGAAACACAG TCTATTGACTCCGAGGACAACTTGGTACCAGGGCGGAGGGCTTCACTGTCTGATCTGGTGAATGTGGAAGACATTGAGGCCCTCACTGTGCGACAGCTGAAAGAGATCCTGGCTCGAAACTTTGTGAATTACAAAGGCTGCTGTGAGAAGTGGGAGCTAATGGAGAGGGTGACCCGGCTATACAGGGAACAGAAGGACCTCCAGAATTTAG tgTCTGGCACTGGAGATCAAAATG GGGAGCCAGCGCCATCTAGTGCAGAGGAAAACCTCTGTAAGATCTGCATGGACTCACCTATTGACTGTGTCCTGTTGGAGTGTGGTCACATGGTCACCTGTACGAAGTGTGGAAAACGGATGAACGAGTGCCCCATCTGCCGCCAGTATGTGATCCGAGCTGTGCATGTCTTTAGATCCTGA
- the RFFL gene encoding E3 ubiquitin-protein ligase rififylin isoform X6, with product MWATCCNWFCQDGHSEEIQLPQGARTQAYSNPGYSSFPSPTGSEPSCKSCGAHFGSTTRKHTCLDCKKNFCISCSSQVGSGACLCHLCQRFRATAFHREELMKMKVKDLRDYLTLHDISSEMCREKEELVFLVLGQQPVITQEDRTFNTPFPSGLPENQAFLAQPHTSTAPPTSPNLPSSPAQPTSTPSAQAQENQQANGHVPQDQEEVICLENVAGAPTEDETQSIDSEDNLVPGRRASLSDLVNVEDIEALTVRQLKEILARNFVNYKGCCEKWELMERVTRLYREQKDLQNLVSGTGDQNGEPAPSSAEENLCKICMDSPIDCVLLECGHMVTCTKCGKRMNECPICRQYVIRAVHVFRS from the exons ATGTGGGCAACTTGCTGCAACTGGTTCTGCCAGGATGGACATTCTGAGGAGATTCAGCTGCCCCAGGGAGCCAGAACACAAGCATATTCCAATCCTGGATAtagctccttcccttcccctactGGCTCTGAACCTAGCTGCAAGTCCTGTGGGGCCCACTTTGGCAGCACAACCAGAAAG CACACGTGCTTAGACTGTAAGAAGAATTTCTGCATTTCCTGCTCGAGCCAAGTAGGGAGCGGGGCCTGTCTCTGCCACCTCTGCCAGCGTTTCCGAGCCACAGCCTTTCATCGAGAAGAACTGATGAAAATGAAGGTGAAGGACCTGAGGGACTACCTCACCCTCCATGACATCTCCTCTGAGATGTGCAGGGAGAAGGAGGAACTGGTGTTCTTGGTGCTTGGTCAGCAGCCGGTGATCACCCAGGAGGACAGGACTTTTAATACCCCTTTCCCTTCAGGCCTCCCTGAGAATCAGGCCTTTCTGGCCCAACCTCACACCAGCACAGCACCTCCTACCTCTCCCAACCTTCCTTCATCACCGGCACAGCCCACCTCTACTCCCTCAGCCCAGGCTCAGGAAAACCAGCAG GCTAATGGCCATGTGCCACAGGACCAAGAAGAAGTGATATGCTTGGAAAATGTAGCAGGCGCTCCCACGGAAGATGAAACACAG TCTATTGACTCCGAGGACAACTTGGTACCAGGGCGGAGGGCTTCACTGTCTGATCTGGTGAATGTGGAAGACATTGAGGCCCTCACTGTGCGACAGCTGAAAGAGATCCTGGCTCGAAACTTTGTGAATTACAAAGGCTGCTGTGAGAAGTGGGAGCTAATGGAGAGGGTGACCCGGCTATACAGGGAACAGAAGGACCTCCAGAATTTAG tgTCTGGCACTGGAGATCAAAATG GGGAGCCAGCGCCATCTAGTGCAGAGGAAAACCTCTGTAAGATCTGCATGGACTCACCTATTGACTGTGTCCTGTTGGAGTGTGGTCACATGGTCACCTGTACGAAGTGTGGAAAACGGATGAACGAGTGCCCCATCTGCCGCCAGTATGTGATCCGAGCTGTGCATGTCTTTAGATCCTGA
- the RFFL gene encoding E3 ubiquitin-protein ligase rififylin isoform X4 produces MISSGNGFGVPSCRNWRELAFCLGNVMKQAKPGLTMWATCCNWFCQDGHSEEIQLPQGARTQAYSNPGYSSFPSPTGSEPSCKSCGAHFGSTTRKHTCLDCKKNFCISCSSQVGSGACLCHLCQRFRATAFHREELMKMKVKDLRDYLTLHDISSEMCREKEELVFLVLGQQPVITQEDRTFNTPFPSGLPENQAFLAQPHTSTAPPTSPNLPSSPAQPTSTPSAQAQENQQANGHVPQDQEEVICLENVAGAPTEDETQSIDSEDNLVPGRRASLSDLVNVEDIEALTVRQLKEILARNFVNYKGCCEKWELMERVTRLYREQKDLQNLVSGTGDQNGEPAPSSAEENLCKICMDSPIDCVLLECGHMVTCTKCGKRMNECPICRQYVIRAVHVFRS; encoded by the exons GTCTTACCATGTGGGCAACTTGCTGCAACTGGTTCTGCCAGGATGGACATTCTGAGGAGATTCAGCTGCCCCAGGGAGCCAGAACACAAGCATATTCCAATCCTGGATAtagctccttcccttcccctactGGCTCTGAACCTAGCTGCAAGTCCTGTGGGGCCCACTTTGGCAGCACAACCAGAAAG CACACGTGCTTAGACTGTAAGAAGAATTTCTGCATTTCCTGCTCGAGCCAAGTAGGGAGCGGGGCCTGTCTCTGCCACCTCTGCCAGCGTTTCCGAGCCACAGCCTTTCATCGAGAAGAACTGATGAAAATGAAGGTGAAGGACCTGAGGGACTACCTCACCCTCCATGACATCTCCTCTGAGATGTGCAGGGAGAAGGAGGAACTGGTGTTCTTGGTGCTTGGTCAGCAGCCGGTGATCACCCAGGAGGACAGGACTTTTAATACCCCTTTCCCTTCAGGCCTCCCTGAGAATCAGGCCTTTCTGGCCCAACCTCACACCAGCACAGCACCTCCTACCTCTCCCAACCTTCCTTCATCACCGGCACAGCCCACCTCTACTCCCTCAGCCCAGGCTCAGGAAAACCAGCAG GCTAATGGCCATGTGCCACAGGACCAAGAAGAAGTGATATGCTTGGAAAATGTAGCAGGCGCTCCCACGGAAGATGAAACACAG TCTATTGACTCCGAGGACAACTTGGTACCAGGGCGGAGGGCTTCACTGTCTGATCTGGTGAATGTGGAAGACATTGAGGCCCTCACTGTGCGACAGCTGAAAGAGATCCTGGCTCGAAACTTTGTGAATTACAAAGGCTGCTGTGAGAAGTGGGAGCTAATGGAGAGGGTGACCCGGCTATACAGGGAACAGAAGGACCTCCAGAATTTAG tgTCTGGCACTGGAGATCAAAATG GGGAGCCAGCGCCATCTAGTGCAGAGGAAAACCTCTGTAAGATCTGCATGGACTCACCTATTGACTGTGTCCTGTTGGAGTGTGGTCACATGGTCACCTGTACGAAGTGTGGAAAACGGATGAACGAGTGCCCCATCTGCCGCCAGTATGTGATCCGAGCTGTGCATGTCTTTAGATCCTGA